The Fusibacter sp. A1 genome has a segment encoding these proteins:
- the pabB gene encoding aminodeoxychorismate synthase component I, with protein sequence MKLIEINRSIVPEAAYWCIKDMEKAFWLDSGMDEGRLGRYSFIGAGPTGYFKIDRSEGVSSDFDKCNIKGLDPFVSLSMWLEGKRLDARHEIPFLGGAVGYFSYDMKNLIEDLPRTAVEDIDLPLCELYHYEWTYIFDHLTERAYVGSYDDQADLKAVAGLFDDKVGVEVVDGPFIKSELTSNMSHESYIKAIESVKSYIKAGDIYQINYTQRFSAQFCSDETSLYYQLRRRNPAPFAAYLKYDGYSVLSSSPERFVKLIGDQVETRPIKGTVKRGLTLEEDDKNRKWLENSEKDHAELLMIVDLERNDLSKIAAKGSVEVPQLFQIETYPTVFHLVSTVTATLSEKKTAVDVIKAAFPGGSITGAPKIRAMQVIDELEPTARNIYTGSIGYISQNGDMDLNIVIRTILRHKEHVYYQVGGGIVWDSIPESEFEETLAKGVALKRTLYHDSSIKA encoded by the coding sequence ATGAAACTGATTGAGATAAATAGAAGTATTGTCCCCGAGGCCGCATACTGGTGTATCAAGGATATGGAAAAAGCCTTTTGGCTGGATAGCGGCATGGATGAGGGGCGTCTAGGCAGATACAGTTTTATCGGCGCCGGTCCTACGGGGTATTTCAAGATCGATAGGTCCGAAGGTGTCAGTTCTGACTTTGACAAATGCAACATCAAAGGGCTGGACCCTTTTGTATCGCTATCGATGTGGCTTGAAGGCAAAAGACTCGACGCTAGACATGAGATTCCCTTCTTAGGTGGTGCGGTGGGCTATTTCAGCTACGACATGAAAAATCTGATAGAAGACCTGCCAAGAACGGCTGTGGAGGATATCGACCTTCCGCTTTGCGAGCTTTATCATTACGAGTGGACCTACATTTTTGACCACCTGACTGAAAGGGCCTATGTCGGAAGCTATGACGACCAGGCGGATCTTAAAGCTGTCGCAGGATTGTTTGACGACAAGGTGGGTGTGGAAGTGGTAGACGGTCCCTTCATCAAAAGCGAACTGACGTCCAATATGAGCCACGAGTCATATATCAAGGCCATTGAATCGGTGAAATCCTACATTAAGGCCGGAGATATCTATCAGATCAACTATACACAACGATTCAGCGCGCAGTTCTGTTCGGACGAGACGTCGCTTTATTATCAGCTTAGAAGAAGAAACCCCGCACCTTTTGCCGCCTACTTGAAATACGACGGCTATTCGGTGCTCTCAAGCTCACCCGAGCGTTTTGTCAAATTGATCGGGGATCAGGTCGAAACAAGACCCATCAAGGGTACAGTGAAAAGAGGCTTGACACTTGAAGAGGATGACAAGAATCGAAAATGGCTTGAAAACAGCGAAAAGGATCATGCTGAGCTCTTAATGATCGTGGATCTTGAAAGAAACGATCTTTCTAAAATCGCTGCAAAGGGAAGTGTCGAGGTACCGCAGCTATTTCAAATCGAAACCTATCCGACAGTCTTCCATCTTGTGTCCACAGTGACCGCGACGCTTAGTGAAAAGAAAACCGCGGTAGATGTGATAAAAGCGGCCTTTCCGGGTGGTTCGATCACCGGCGCGCCTAAAATCAGAGCCATGCAGGTGATCGACGAGCTTGAGCCCACTGCGAGGAATATCTATACAGGAAGCATAGGCTATATCTCGCAAAATGGCGACATGGACCTTAACATTGTCATCAGGACCATCCTCAGACATAAGGAACACGTGTACTACCAAGTGGGTGGTGGAATCGTCTGGGATTCGATTCCGGAATCCGAATTCGAAGAAACACTTGCAAAAGGTGTCGCCTTAAAAAGGACGTTATATCATGATTCTTCAATTAAAGCATAA
- a CDS encoding CoA pyrophosphatase: MRFENLAKHTPEPIGITKRFGILIPLVMIKGHWHVVYEERAHTLRSQPGEVCFPGGAVEVGESFSQAAVRETHEELGIPIEKILLKAATDFMVTPFNYALYPYVAVLEIESLQELIPNEEEVASVFTVPLDFLMTHEPEKHSLQTHFKIDEGFPFAKIQNGEAYNWKTGAYDVYFYEYKGRVIWGLTAKITESFITQVKAML; this comes from the coding sequence ATGCGCTTTGAGAATTTGGCAAAACACACGCCTGAACCTATCGGCATCACCAAGCGTTTTGGTATCTTGATTCCACTGGTTATGATAAAGGGGCACTGGCATGTCGTATACGAAGAGCGGGCACATACCTTGCGGTCGCAACCCGGTGAAGTCTGTTTTCCAGGAGGGGCTGTAGAAGTCGGCGAATCATTTTCACAGGCAGCCGTACGGGAAACACATGAGGAACTTGGCATTCCGATAGAAAAGATCCTACTGAAGGCAGCGACTGATTTTATGGTCACACCGTTCAACTATGCGCTTTATCCCTATGTAGCCGTACTTGAAATCGAGTCTTTACAAGAGTTGATTCCCAATGAGGAAGAGGTCGCCAGCGTTTTCACGGTCCCGCTTGATTTTCTGATGACCCACGAACCAGAGAAACACAGCTTGCAAACCCATTTTAAGATAGACGAAGGCTTTCCATTTGCAAAGATACAAAACGGCGAAGCCTACAACTGGAAGACCGGTGCATACGATGTCTACTTTTATGAATATAAAGGAAGAGTCATTTGGGGGCTTACCGCTAAAATCACGGAAAGCTTTATCACCCAGGTCAAAGCGATGTTATGA
- a CDS encoding aminodeoxychorismate/anthranilate synthase component II, whose protein sequence is MILMIDNYDSFTYNLVHYLEQMDQEVIVKRNDKITLDEISLLNPSVIVLSPGPCTPNESGICLAVVDRFAGKIPILGICLGHQTIAQYYGATVIEADEPIHGKVFEISHDGRGIFIGLKSPLKVTRYHSLTVDVKTLPDCLEITSQTEDGLIMGLRHNTYDIESVQFHPEAVLTEYGKEMLSNFITKGVQRCLNETD, encoded by the coding sequence ATGATTCTAATGATAGATAATTACGATTCCTTCACCTACAATCTGGTACACTACTTGGAGCAGATGGATCAGGAGGTGATCGTAAAAAGAAACGACAAGATCACACTGGATGAAATCAGTCTCTTAAACCCATCGGTCATCGTACTTTCTCCTGGTCCCTGTACGCCAAACGAGTCAGGTATCTGCCTTGCTGTAGTGGACAGGTTTGCAGGCAAAATACCCATTTTGGGAATCTGTCTTGGCCATCAGACCATCGCCCAGTATTACGGGGCCACCGTCATAGAGGCGGATGAGCCTATTCATGGCAAGGTATTTGAAATCAGCCATGATGGAAGGGGTATCTTCATCGGTTTGAAGTCACCGCTTAAGGTGACCAGATACCACTCTCTGACGGTTGATGTGAAGACGCTCCCTGATTGTCTCGAAATCACATCTCAGACAGAAGACGGACTGATCATGGGCCTGAGGCATAATACCTATGACATCGAATCCGTTCAGTTTCATCCAGAAGCGGTTCTCACGGAGTACGGTAAGGAGATGTTGTCAAACTTTATAACAAAAGGTGTTCAAAGGTGTCTAAATGAAACTGATTGA
- a CDS encoding FprA family A-type flavoprotein, translating to MDCRVPITEKIHWIGVNDRETTLFENFWPLEKGVAYNSYLIDDEKVVLVDTVKFNKTDQYIDKIKEIIGDKQVDYLIVNHMEPDHSGSMLAIIANYPNIKIVGNKKTFTFIENFYSIDSKYFYEIGEGDVLDIGHHKLKFYLTPMIHWPETMMTFDETSGALFSMDAFGGFGALDGGIFDDEINYLENFQDETRRYYSNIVAKYSPIVQGALKKLGKLDIKMICPTHGPIWRTNPSKIIDLYDKWSRHEAEEGVVIVYSTMYGNTAKMADYVGRIISENGVKNVRIYDASKTHLSYIISDIWRFKGVILGSCAYNSHIFPAMEAVINKIEHVKLKNRFLGVFGNKSWSGGGVSTLDKFAETIQWEKIGESVEATSTAKQKEFDLLKAMGQEMAARVIAEPK from the coding sequence ATGGACTGCAGAGTGCCAATTACTGAAAAAATCCATTGGATCGGTGTCAATGATAGGGAAACAACCCTGTTCGAAAACTTTTGGCCGCTTGAAAAAGGTGTTGCGTATAACTCGTATCTGATCGATGATGAAAAGGTAGTGCTCGTCGATACGGTCAAGTTCAACAAGACGGACCAATACATCGATAAGATCAAAGAGATCATTGGCGATAAACAGGTGGATTACCTGATCGTCAATCACATGGAGCCAGATCATTCCGGTTCGATGCTTGCGATTATCGCTAACTACCCCAATATCAAAATTGTAGGTAACAAAAAAACATTTACCTTCATTGAAAACTTCTACAGCATCGATAGCAAGTACTTTTATGAAATCGGTGAAGGCGACGTGCTCGATATAGGTCACCATAAGCTTAAGTTCTACCTGACTCCGATGATTCACTGGCCTGAAACCATGATGACATTCGATGAGACATCCGGCGCCTTGTTCTCTATGGACGCCTTCGGTGGTTTCGGAGCTCTAGATGGTGGCATATTCGACGATGAGATCAATTATCTTGAAAATTTCCAGGATGAGACAAGACGTTATTACTCGAATATCGTAGCAAAGTATTCGCCGATCGTGCAGGGCGCGTTAAAAAAACTGGGTAAGCTTGATATCAAAATGATTTGTCCTACCCATGGTCCTATCTGGAGAACCAATCCGAGTAAGATCATCGATCTTTATGACAAATGGTCGCGTCATGAGGCGGAGGAAGGCGTTGTCATCGTCTACTCCACCATGTATGGCAATACTGCGAAGATGGCTGACTATGTCGGTAGAATCATTTCTGAGAACGGCGTCAAGAACGTCAGGATATACGATGCTTCAAAAACACACCTTTCGTACATCATCTCGGATATTTGGAGATTCAAAGGCGTTATTTTAGGGTCGTGCGCCTATAATTCTCACATCTTCCCTGCGATGGAAGCCGTGATCAACAAGATCGAACATGTAAAGTTGAAGAACCGTTTCTTAGGAGTCTTCGGTAACAAATCATGGTCTGGCGGTGGTGTCAGCACACTTGATAAGTTCGCAGAGACGATCCAATGGGAAAAAATCGGTGAATCGGTTGAGGCGACTTCAACAGCGAAGCAAAAAGAGTTCGACCTGCTTAAGGCAATGGGCCAGGAAATGGCTGCAAGAGTCATTGCAGAGCCGAAATAA
- a CDS encoding ABC transporter ATP-binding protein has protein sequence MFKKFVSYYGPHKKLFFLDLLAAIILSLVDLLFPMLSRSIINDHIPNSDISMIVKFGIVLTLLFVLRAGCMYFMNYWGHVMGARMERDMRRDLFKHYLTLPFKFYDENKTGKLMSRLVNDLHEISEVAHHVPEDAFISILLLVGSLGFLMTINVSLTLILIVMVSMLLVFATIRRKAMQEAFREQREQTAIINAQVENSISGIRLCQSYANEEFEYDRFTNVNQNHYKSKKTAFKAMGQFVSGTGFLSDMMNLMIVVVGGIYTINGWINIGDLIAFLLYASFFMRPVRNIVMMIQQLQSGITGFERFHSILNLESEIQNSENPVAIDHLDGDIHFEGVTFAYDGDNHILENLNLDIASGKHIALVGPSGVGKSTIISLIPRFYDVTQGAIKIGGHDIREIRIEKLRKSIGIVQQDVFMFNGSIKDNILYGDPDAADEAVEEAAKNAFIHDFIMTLPQGYDTMVGERGVKLSGGQKQRISIARVFLKNPPIVILDEATSSLDNESELYVQQALDRLAVGKTTVTVAHRLSTIMNADEILVLEGNAIVERGRHGELIESGGIYKKLYTAQFKGYMPDEIDELLEKTNIN, from the coding sequence ATGTTTAAGAAATTCGTTAGTTATTACGGGCCGCACAAGAAGCTTTTCTTTTTGGATTTACTGGCCGCAATTATCTTATCATTGGTAGATCTACTTTTTCCAATGCTTTCAAGAAGTATCATCAACGACCATATTCCGAATTCTGATATCAGCATGATCGTGAAATTCGGTATTGTCTTAACCCTCCTATTTGTGCTTAGGGCAGGATGCATGTATTTTATGAACTACTGGGGACATGTGATGGGTGCGAGAATGGAACGCGATATGCGAAGAGACCTCTTCAAGCATTATCTGACGCTTCCTTTTAAGTTTTACGATGAAAATAAGACCGGAAAGCTGATGAGCAGACTGGTTAATGATTTGCATGAAATATCAGAGGTGGCCCACCATGTGCCTGAGGACGCCTTCATTTCAATTCTTCTTCTTGTCGGAAGTTTAGGATTTTTGATGACGATCAATGTTTCCCTTACGCTTATCCTGATCGTCATGGTATCGATGCTTCTCGTGTTTGCGACAATCAGAAGAAAAGCCATGCAAGAAGCCTTTAGGGAACAAAGGGAGCAGACTGCGATCATCAACGCCCAAGTGGAGAATTCCATTTCAGGCATACGCTTATGTCAGTCTTATGCCAACGAGGAGTTTGAATACGATCGTTTTACGAATGTCAATCAAAACCATTATAAATCAAAGAAGACCGCATTCAAGGCGATGGGGCAGTTTGTTTCAGGTACTGGATTTTTGTCCGACATGATGAATCTGATGATCGTCGTAGTCGGTGGTATCTATACGATCAACGGCTGGATCAACATCGGTGACTTGATCGCCTTCCTGCTTTATGCATCCTTCTTTATGAGACCTGTCAGAAACATCGTCATGATGATTCAGCAGCTGCAATCGGGAATCACTGGCTTTGAACGGTTCCATTCGATTTTGAATCTGGAATCTGAAATTCAAAACAGTGAGAATCCTGTAGCTATCGACCATCTTGACGGCGATATCCATTTTGAAGGGGTAACCTTCGCATATGATGGTGACAACCATATCCTCGAAAATCTCAACCTGGACATAGCTAGCGGAAAGCATATCGCACTTGTAGGACCGTCCGGTGTCGGTAAATCGACAATTATCAGCTTGATTCCTAGATTTTACGATGTAACACAAGGTGCGATCAAGATAGGCGGTCATGATATCAGAGAGATCCGAATCGAAAAGTTACGTAAATCCATCGGAATCGTGCAGCAAGATGTGTTCATGTTCAATGGAAGCATCAAGGATAACATCCTTTACGGTGATCCGGATGCTGCGGACGAAGCGGTTGAAGAAGCTGCGAAAAACGCCTTTATCCATGATTTCATCATGACACTGCCACAAGGCTATGATACCATGGTAGGGGAACGCGGTGTCAAGTTGTCGGGGGGACAGAAACAGCGAATTTCGATCGCCAGGGTATTCTTGAAGAATCCACCGATTGTAATTCTTGACGAAGCGACTTCATCTTTAGATAATGAAAGTGAATTGTACGTGCAGCAGGCGCTTGACCGTCTTGCCGTCGGCAAAACGACCGTTACGGTGGCACATAGGCTGTCTACGATCATGAACGCGGATGAGATTCTTGTCTTAGAAGGAAATGCGATCGTAGAACGAGGTAGACACGGCGAACTCATCGAGTCAGGCGGTATTTATAAGAAGCTATATACCGCACAGTTCAAGGGGTATATGCCTGATGAGATCGACGAGTTATTAGAAAAAACAAATATCAATTAA
- a CDS encoding FAD:protein FMN transferase — MKRNIYSIFTLLIAFSLLLSGCGNKPLHTETAFYLYTQVQLTTYGKLDQSIYDEIWSTLDNIDQTMSMNIDTSEINRINSQAGIAPVAVSQQTYDLIEKALDYSVIDSKFDISIGSLVSLWGIGTDTARLPDQTEIDAVLPLIDYKNIVLDEESTSVFLTTKGMQIDLGAIAKGYASDLTRDALLEHGIKDAIINYGGNILTMGTKIDGTQWNIGVQNPDETRGLYLGILPLSDSSIVTSGSYERFMTLGDIKYHHILDPSTGYPIDNDLTAASIITPNGVDGDAFSTLVFARGLEDGLALIESLPTIEALFITSDLKIYLSSGIKETFKLIDESFEVVR, encoded by the coding sequence ATGAAACGTAATATTTACAGTATCTTCACTCTTTTAATTGCTTTTTCACTGCTTTTGAGCGGTTGCGGCAACAAACCTCTCCATACCGAGACGGCCTTTTATCTTTACACCCAGGTCCAGCTCACCACTTATGGAAAACTGGACCAGTCGATTTACGATGAAATCTGGTCAACGCTTGATAACATCGACCAGACCATGAGCATGAATATCGACACTTCTGAAATCAATCGTATCAACAGCCAGGCAGGAATCGCGCCGGTCGCCGTATCACAACAGACCTATGATCTGATCGAAAAGGCGCTCGACTATAGCGTAATCGACAGTAAATTCGATATTTCTATCGGATCTCTGGTTTCCTTATGGGGCATAGGAACCGATACGGCCCGTTTGCCAGACCAAACTGAAATTGACGCGGTGCTTCCTTTAATCGACTATAAGAACATCGTCCTCGATGAGGAGTCAACCAGTGTGTTCCTGACGACAAAAGGCATGCAGATCGACCTTGGTGCGATCGCCAAGGGTTATGCCTCGGATCTTACAAGAGACGCCCTACTCGAACATGGTATCAAAGATGCGATCATCAACTATGGTGGCAACATACTCACCATGGGCACCAAGATTGATGGCACCCAGTGGAACATCGGCGTACAGAACCCCGATGAGACAAGAGGTCTCTACTTAGGCATTTTACCACTTTCTGATAGCTCCATCGTCACTTCGGGGAGCTACGAGAGGTTTATGACCCTAGGAGACATCAAGTACCACCATATCCTAGATCCAAGTACCGGCTACCCTATCGACAACGACTTGACAGCCGCTTCAATCATCACTCCAAACGGCGTTGACGGCGATGCGTTTTCAACCCTCGTCTTCGCAAGGGGTTTAGAGGACGGGCTCGCGCTTATCGAATCGCTTCCTACTATTGAAGCGCTATTTATCACAAGTGACTTAAAAATCTACCTGAGCAGCGGCATTAAGGAAACATTCAAACTCATCGACGAAAGTTTTGAAGTAGTCAGATAA
- the folE gene encoding GTP cyclohydrolase I FolE produces the protein MDKPRIERAVREILEAMGEDPDREGLVDTPKRIAKMYEEIFAGLNEDPGKHLEVFFQEEQHSELVLVKDIPFYSTCEHHFAPFFGKAHVGYIPKDGRLTGLSKLARVVETVARRPQLQERLTSTIADTLVDKLDPYGVIVVVEAEHMCMTMRGVKKAGSQTITSAVRGTLEKDAKSRAEAMSLIQFRSR, from the coding sequence ATGGATAAACCAAGAATTGAACGTGCCGTAAGAGAAATACTAGAAGCGATGGGGGAAGATCCGGATCGTGAAGGTCTTGTCGATACGCCTAAGCGAATTGCCAAGATGTATGAAGAGATTTTCGCCGGACTCAACGAGGATCCGGGTAAGCACCTAGAAGTCTTCTTCCAGGAAGAGCAGCACAGCGAGCTTGTACTTGTGAAGGACATTCCGTTTTACTCGACTTGCGAGCATCATTTTGCTCCTTTCTTCGGTAAGGCTCATGTCGGATACATCCCTAAGGATGGTCGCTTGACCGGACTGTCAAAACTTGCCAGGGTGGTGGAAACCGTCGCAAGAAGACCTCAACTTCAAGAGCGACTGACATCTACTATCGCTGATACGCTAGTGGACAAGCTCGATCCCTATGGAGTTATTGTCGTTGTCGAAGCAGAACATATGTGTATGACAATGCGCGGCGTGAAAAAGGCCGGATCTCAGACGATCACATCTGCCGTTCGAGGTACTCTTGAGAAAGATGCGAAATCAAGAGCGGAAGCGATGTCGCTTATTCAGTTTAGGAGTAGGTAG
- a CDS encoding DNA polymerase IV — protein MRKIIHMDMDAFFAAVEQLDHPEYRGKPVIVGGVGERGVVATASYEARKFGIHSAMPGFRAKKLCPNGIFVRGSYERYTELSKQVFDILSRYTDHIEQVSIDEAYLDVSDVEDAYALACAMKHAIIMETGLTASFGVSYNKFLAKLGSDWNKPNGIKVINEEDVPEILKPLPIRKVHGLGKKSVERLNRIGIFTIEDLLIYDESFLTEFIGGFGKAIYWRIRGVDDRPVGEMTKRKSYGKETTFSEDILEEPVLIEQLQRFSLKIASYLSRKSLVANTVTLKYKTFDFQSHTRSKTVYNYIRTCEELMAVAMDLLKSEPIDKPIRLIGLTVSNLEPEDQVQISLLD, from the coding sequence ATGAGAAAGATCATTCATATGGATATGGATGCTTTTTTCGCAGCGGTGGAGCAGCTTGATCATCCCGAATATCGCGGCAAGCCTGTCATAGTGGGTGGTGTCGGTGAAAGAGGCGTTGTGGCTACTGCGAGTTATGAAGCCAGAAAATTCGGCATCCATTCGGCGATGCCTGGATTCAGGGCGAAAAAACTTTGTCCCAATGGAATATTCGTAAGGGGCAGCTACGAGCGGTACACCGAGCTGTCAAAGCAAGTGTTCGATATCCTATCAAGGTATACTGACCATATCGAGCAGGTATCCATCGACGAGGCCTATCTCGACGTATCAGACGTAGAGGACGCCTACGCGCTTGCTTGTGCGATGAAACATGCGATCATCATGGAAACGGGACTCACCGCCTCATTTGGCGTATCCTATAATAAATTTCTTGCAAAACTAGGCTCCGATTGGAATAAACCCAATGGAATCAAAGTCATCAACGAGGAGGATGTTCCAGAAATTCTGAAGCCGCTTCCGATAAGAAAAGTGCATGGTCTCGGAAAGAAAAGTGTCGAAAGGCTGAACCGGATCGGAATCTTCACCATAGAGGATCTGTTGATCTACGACGAGTCTTTTCTGACCGAGTTTATCGGAGGATTCGGTAAGGCCATCTACTGGAGAATACGTGGAGTGGATGACCGTCCTGTCGGAGAAATGACAAAACGGAAATCCTACGGAAAAGAAACCACCTTTAGCGAAGATATCTTGGAGGAGCCGGTACTCATAGAGCAGCTGCAAAGGTTCTCTCTTAAGATTGCAAGCTACCTCTCAAGAAAGTCCCTGGTGGCGAATACGGTCACATTGAAGTATAAGACCTTTGACTTTCAAAGCCATACAAGATCAAAGACGGTTTACAACTATATAAGGACATGCGAAGAGCTGATGGCAGTGGCGATGGACCTGCTTAAGTCCGAACCCATCGATAAGCCGATCAGGCTGATCGGCCTTACCGTCAGCAATTTGGAACCGGAAGATCAAGTACAGATCAGTCTGCTTGACTGA
- a CDS encoding aminotransferase class IV: MILQLKHNKFANLEAFQFGMGIFETMLVKNGVALDYDAHLDRLNRSLSYFGVRGHVEAGEVQALMSQRLQSVSGSEDDCSVVKLIAYLEGEDAYLDVVEKNYPYTIEKLNGCFKISLSWAMQTTTNELNYHKTTNYFERLRLLREANRQGFDEVVRLNEFQQVAEGAKTNIFIKKDGIWFTPSLESGILPGIAREYFIGIMKQQGVPIIETVITKEELHTADKIALSNSLIGLVEATLTDLKGADTEIGQLRNTYFGRIK; the protein is encoded by the coding sequence ATGATTCTTCAATTAAAGCATAATAAATTTGCTAATTTAGAGGCTTTCCAGTTTGGAATGGGTATATTTGAAACAATGCTTGTAAAAAACGGAGTGGCGCTTGATTATGACGCCCATCTTGATCGGTTGAACCGTTCTCTTTCCTATTTTGGAGTTAGGGGTCATGTTGAAGCTGGGGAGGTTCAAGCCTTAATGTCCCAACGCTTACAAAGCGTAAGCGGTTCAGAGGATGATTGTTCCGTTGTCAAGTTGATCGCCTATCTGGAAGGTGAAGACGCCTATCTGGATGTCGTTGAAAAAAACTATCCCTACACTATCGAAAAATTGAACGGCTGCTTCAAAATATCCCTATCATGGGCTATGCAGACAACGACAAATGAGCTCAATTACCATAAGACGACAAATTACTTTGAGCGCCTCAGACTTTTGAGAGAGGCGAATAGACAAGGCTTTGACGAAGTGGTCAGACTCAATGAGTTTCAACAGGTGGCAGAAGGGGCGAAAACGAACATTTTTATCAAGAAAGACGGTATATGGTTCACTCCTTCGCTTGAGTCCGGTATCTTACCGGGTATTGCTAGAGAGTACTTTATTGGTATAATGAAACAGCAAGGGGTTCCGATTATTGAAACGGTTATCACTAAAGAGGAACTGCATACAGCGGATAAAATAGCACTTTCAAATAGCCTGATCGGTCTGGTCGAAGCAACATTGACGGACTTAAAGGGCGCTGACACCGAAATCGGTCAGCTACGAAATACTTATTTTGGGAGGATTAAATGA
- a CDS encoding NusG domain II-containing protein, whose protein sequence is MKKGDIIIIIAAILLAAALYLGFDLLVPQDGQREVVIKSEGVEVTRLAVDATTSASYTVENSYGDNTIYVEGLSVHMHEASCKNQVCVTDGEIDKIGQSLVCLPNRVTVEIVGKQDEEPEVDGVSY, encoded by the coding sequence ATGAAAAAAGGCGACATCATCATCATCATAGCTGCGATCCTACTTGCGGCGGCATTATACTTAGGATTCGACCTACTGGTCCCGCAGGACGGTCAAAGGGAGGTCGTCATCAAATCAGAAGGCGTCGAAGTGACAAGACTTGCTGTCGATGCGACAACCAGTGCGAGTTACACGGTGGAAAACAGTTATGGCGATAACACGATTTACGTTGAAGGCCTGAGTGTGCACATGCATGAGGCGTCCTGTAAAAATCAGGTCTGTGTGACAGACGGTGAAATTGATAAGATCGGACAGTCGCTTGTGTGTCTTCCAAACAGGGTGACTGTTGAAATAGTCGGTAAGCAGGATGAAGAACCCGAAGTGGACGGAGTGAGTTATTGA
- a CDS encoding HAD-IB family hydrolase, with translation MKAAAFFDIDGTLYRDSLMIEHFKKLLKYEVVNEAIWHTTLKEKYENWQKRRGNYDDYMIDLAEAYIDSLIGMEKSKMEFVTDQVIKLQGDKVYMSTRDRITWHQEQGHDVFFISGAPEYLVDRMANKYGITDFVGTKYLMDENECFTGQVIRMWDSDSKEVALKSLVKKYDIDLSQSYAYGDTHGDITMFKHVGHPVAINPTHELLTAIREDETLRQTAQIIVERKDVIYLLTPDCTTTR, from the coding sequence ATGAAAGCAGCAGCATTTTTTGATATTGACGGAACATTGTACAGAGACTCCCTAATGATCGAGCACTTTAAAAAACTTCTAAAATATGAAGTCGTCAACGAGGCGATCTGGCATACCACGCTAAAAGAGAAATATGAGAACTGGCAAAAAAGAAGAGGCAACTACGACGATTACATGATTGATCTTGCCGAGGCCTATATCGACTCCTTGATCGGTATGGAAAAAAGCAAAATGGAGTTCGTCACAGACCAGGTCATCAAATTGCAGGGCGACAAGGTCTACATGAGCACCAGAGACCGTATCACATGGCATCAGGAGCAGGGACACGACGTCTTCTTCATCTCGGGAGCACCGGAGTATCTGGTGGATAGGATGGCCAACAAGTACGGCATCACAGACTTTGTAGGAACCAAATACCTGATGGATGAGAATGAATGTTTCACCGGCCAGGTCATCAGAATGTGGGATTCAGACAGCAAGGAAGTCGCCCTTAAGTCCCTTGTCAAAAAGTATGATATCGACTTAAGCCAAAGCTACGCATACGGCGACACCCATGGCGACATCACCATGTTCAAGCACGTAGGGCATCCTGTGGCGATCAATCCGACACACGAGCTTCTAACCGCAATCAGAGAGGATGAGACGTTAAGACAAACCGCACAAATCATCGTAGAACGAAAAGACGTCATCTACCTCCTAACCCCAGACTGCACAACCACAAGATAA